The genomic window TTCTACTGAAATCAATACCATGGCTTCTTCTTAAAGACTCTTCTGGAAATCTAGTTCCTAATTTTGAAAGTTTTTCTTCTTGAAAAGATCCAGGATCACTACCCGGTTTAGGCTTTGGTTTATTTCCTCTTGGGCTATGGAAAATCTTACCCGAAGCAACTGTCTGATATCCATTCGCACTAAAGTGTTGAGGAAGAGTAACCACATTTTCAAATCCTTCGTGATCTCTAAAGTGTTCAGAGTTACCATATACTTTAGTGGTCGACGGTCTCAAGCCTGTAAGCAAACTTGTTCTTGATGGATTACAAAGTGGAGCGGCACAATAAGCATTCTTAAACATCACTCCTTTTTTAGCGATTTTGTCGATGTTAGGTGTAATCGCTTGAGGATGACCTTCGAATGCACCCACCCAATCGTTCATGTCGTCGACCATGATGAACAGCACATTCGGTTTTTCATTTTGTGCTTGTAACAGACTTACCGATAGTAGCCCGAAGACAAGGAATGTCTTAAATATTCTACTTTTCATATTTTTTTCATTTCAATGATAAAAAACCTGAGGAATCAGGAACATACAAATATGTTTTTTTTCGATGTTTTACGACTTTCGGTACGTTCTTAATATGTCTTTGTTAATCCATTCCGTAATTTTGAGTACAATTTCGAATTTTGTATCTGCATGTACAATAAGATTTGTACAGTAAAAGGATGTGAAATAGTTAACTATCAGATAAACAATGAAGTAGGATTGTTATCTGTCCGGTGTCAATTTGTGCCCACACGTACAGATACAAAGTACTGATACAAGAAGACCCCTTAAAAATGATGGTCAGCTACATTTGCCTAAGTGAAATGAAAAAATGAATCATTATGAAGAAATTCAACTCTTTATGTAAACTCATCGGTTTCATCACCTTGTTTTTGATGAGTACGAGTGCTTGGGCTCAAAAACAGGGGATAACTAGTATAGATACCGATTATACAATTACGCATGTTCGTAATGCCAATTTCAAAAAGAAGAACTATATCGTAGCCAATAGTTACGAAGGTAGAATTCTCATTTTTGATGAAAAAGGCAAAAAGCTGTGGGATCATCCATTATCAGGATATGCCAATCACGATCTATGGTGCGACGATATTAATAACGATGGCAACGACGAAATCTTAGCAGCTAATGCCGATGGACACCTATATGTATTAAACCATAAAGGCGATCTATTGTGGAAATACAAAGCCGAAGACACACCTCTTTCATCGGTGACCGCAATGAATGGTGCCGAAGGTAAATATATTGTGATTGGCGGTATGGACCGATACCTCTATTACCTTTCTCCAAAAGGAAAACTAATCCAATCCATTTTTGCAGATGACTACTCTCTAGAGAAAGCGCGATCAAAAATGAAAGACAAAAGAATTCCTAGTTCAACTTCTCATGTGGCTAATTTCTTACGTCCTGCTAAATACACTAATGGAGAAGAGATTTTGGTGGTTCACGGTATGCACAATCAAAATAATTCGACAGGCTCTATCTACTTATTTAAGGCAGATGCCAACACTCCATTCAAGAAATTCAGTCTTGGAACAAAAGGTACCGTAGGTGATCTTAGAGTTGTCGATGCCAATAATGATGGTGTAAACGAGTTGTCTTTGGGTTCTTCTGGAATGCTAGAGAAAGGTCAAATTACTGAAGTGAATTTAGAAAGTAAGGAAGTGATTTCTCATTCTTTCAGAAAAAATTTCAGAAAGGAACTTAAAAACTACGGTTACCGTGTTGCTCAAACCGACTTAGTGATGCTTGGCAAAGAGTCTAAGTTTTTCACCTTAGTAGGGAACAACATCATTTTGCAAGATGCGAAGTACAATGTACAAACTGCAGAAGTATTGCAAACGAAATATGCTTACAACAATATGTGGAAAGATACTTCTACAGGTAACATCATTTTAGCAAGTGCACAAAGTGGAGGTAGCTGTATTCATATTCTTCATCTTGATAATCCTTCATGGAAGAAAGCGTACAAAAACTTAGAGCCTAAAGGAAAATTATCTAAGTTATTAAAGAATACTGCCGACTTTAGATCAACTATTCAGTCTTTCAAGAAACCGAAGTGGGAAAGACAAGGTCAGGAAGTCTTTTTCATGACGGAGAAGATCAACGAAGGCAACGAAGAAATTATCGCCAAATTGAAGAAGCAAAACAAATCCCCTTATTTCTTGAAGAGTCAGCATATGCCGAAAGTAGAGAATTGGGACCGTACCGACTTTGGTAATAAGGTGTATACTGAAAAGCGTGATAGAAGAAAAAAATATGCCTTAACACAACAAGATGTTTTGGATATTCTAGTTCCTAACTATAAAAACGAATACGGCATCAGTTATTGGGGTGGACATGGTAACGACCCAATGATGATTAGCTTAGAAACAGAAAAGAAAATTCTTGATGCAGGAGGGGATAAAAAGACAGTCATGATCTTTCCAGAATTGGAGCATTATGATCAGAACTTTGCTTATGTAATGGACAACTTCTTATATCCTTTGGCCGATTATGCTAAAGGAAAGAACGCTAATATTTATGTAAGGACTAAACACGCTTTCTGGCATTCGATTATCTACCTTCCAATGTGGAACGGATTGGTTTCTGGGGAATACTCTTCGATATTTGTGCCTTCTATGGAGGAAACTACAGATAAGTCAATGGACTTGAGCTACTCAGGGAAAATGGGTATTTGGGCGAGTGGAGCCACGGATAGCTGGGGAGCAAGAGCAGCAAGAGACAACACAAGTTATTACAGACAAAGGCAGTTCTCGAGTCAGACTATTCCGAACCACATGTTAAGAATGATGGTGTACAACATAGCCAGTGGAGCACAGTATTTAAATAACTTCCATGTGGATCAGAAATACTTTAGTGTATTGTACGAGATGGTCGACAAAGGTGTGATTTATGTGCCTAAGAAATCGGAGATCGTAAGTTTCAACCCGGTTCACCTAAGTATGACAACTCCGGATAAAGACTTTTTAGATGAAGGAAACAACGTGAAGTGGACGACTTTCTACGATAAAGAGAAAGAAGATAATCGTAAAATGGTATTCTCTCGTTTGAATGGTTCATGGCCTGCAGCACCTGTAACAGCATATGATTTCTCTGCTTATGCATCAGGTTCTAAAGAGAGACGCTTAGACTTCTTACCGAAGTTCGAAAATGGGATGGTATTAATTACCCCACCTCAAAATGGAGTGTTTGCCGATAAAGATGCTCCAAGAGGAAAATTAGAGGATCATCTTCACCCATTATATAAGAACATCACGAAGGAATTCATCACCAATGGTAAAGACTATTTATCTGCAGATGGAAAGCAAACCTTTGCAGCAGATACTTACTACAAAAATGTAGAAAAAGCCATTCAAGAAGGAAGCAAGCAAATTCCTGTCAATGTATCTGGAGATGTGGCTTGGGTTGCCGTTCAAACTGCACCAAATCATATTCGATTAACGTTGGTGGATAATGGGTATATTAATCCCGACGATCGCACAGCAAAAATCACTTTCAATTCTATTGAAGTGAAAGGAGTGAAGGATGTGGTTTCTAAGGAAGAAATCGATTACTCAGATAAAAATATGGAAGTGGAAATACCTTGTGGTCTTTTCAGATTTCTTGATATTGAGTTGAGCGTGCCTTTGTAGGAATACATTAATTTTAATTCGCTTATAAAGCAGTAAAAAATCATCATGTTGTGAATATATAGCATGATGATTTTTTTGTTTACTATCAAAAACTAGCAAAGCTTATAATCCTAATTCTTCTCTTTATCCTGATCAGCTCTTAAGCAAACTATTTTATTAACATCATACGATAGATAAAAAAGTCCAAACTATGGGTTAATCTGTCCTAATACCTATTTAAGCGTTGATTCATTGCACGAATGTTAAGTAATTGAACCTAATGATTTTTAAATGAACATTATACAAATGGTAATGAAAAGGAATGATGATGAATTATTTTACTAATTAGAATTAACACGAATTGAAATGAAAAAACTCAGTTTAACATTACTTATTTTTCTACTATCTTTTACTGCATTTTCGCAGTCAGCCAGCTACAGTACATCAACCGTTTCAACACAATGCTGGACCACAAATCCGGTGATCGCAACAGCAACACAACAAAACTCCATTGCGGTCTTTGAGAACTTTGTCTATGTGGTGTTTTATAATTCCGATAGATATTTATGTATCTCAAGAAGTGATAATTATGGAAATGGAGGTTGGAAAACCATTCAGCTGAACCACCGTTACGAAAAACGAAATGGGGTTTGGGATAGTCATAATACACCCAACATTGTGATTTCGCCAATCGACAAGCGTATTCATTTATCTTTTGATATGCACAAAAGAGATCTGAGATATATGCTTTCTTGGGCCAATACAGCTACCATCAGTAATTCTGAATTTACAGCAAGCAGATTTAGTTCTGTCCGTAATTATTTGGAAGCGAATAAAACAAAAATTACAGATGTTACATACCCTCGTTTCTTTGTAGGCAGAAACCAGCATCTATTTTTCATGTACCGTAAAGGCGGTAGTGGAAACGGAGATACCTACATGGTAAAATATAATAATGATGCCACTTGGGGAAAGCCCTTTGAGATCATAGATGGAAACATTGGCACCCACAATGGAAGTGGTAGTCGATGTGCCTATTTTAATGATGTTCAGTTCCATGCGGGTAAAATTCATTTAACATGGGTTTGGAGGGAAACTTCAAACGCAGATACCAATCATGATTTAATGTATGCCTATTCGGGTAATGATGGTGTCTCATGGAAAAACTCCAACGGAGAGTATCTATCCATGCCGATGAATCTGAATAGTCCAGGTTTAAAAGTCGCAACCATTCCTACAAATACCGGCTTGATAAACCATAATGGATGTGCTGTCGATGGAGACGGAAATGTACATACAGTATTAAGAATCAATGGTGGATACCATCATTATTATGGAATTAAAGGCAGTGATGGCAAGTTTAATTGGTCATCTAGAACAGTAGCCACTTTTGGAGGTGATCGTCCAAAATTATATTGCGATCGCTCATCAAATACTTTATATCTGATGGTAAGATCGTCAACCACATTACGATTGTATGCCACAGTATCCAACAATAAAAATTGGAATCAGTGGAAGGAAATAAAATCATTTTCAGATAAGTTTTCTTCGACAACAAATAGCATAATCAATAGTTCTGGGAATAAGTTAACCACTATGGCCGTGTCAAGCGATGCTCGTTTACAGGTGGTACATTGGGCACTTTCCCCCAGTTCAAATGCAAGAACATT from Flammeovirga yaeyamensis includes these protein-coding regions:
- a CDS encoding PQQ-like beta-propeller repeat protein translates to MKKFNSLCKLIGFITLFLMSTSAWAQKQGITSIDTDYTITHVRNANFKKKNYIVANSYEGRILIFDEKGKKLWDHPLSGYANHDLWCDDINNDGNDEILAANADGHLYVLNHKGDLLWKYKAEDTPLSSVTAMNGAEGKYIVIGGMDRYLYYLSPKGKLIQSIFADDYSLEKARSKMKDKRIPSSTSHVANFLRPAKYTNGEEILVVHGMHNQNNSTGSIYLFKADANTPFKKFSLGTKGTVGDLRVVDANNDGVNELSLGSSGMLEKGQITEVNLESKEVISHSFRKNFRKELKNYGYRVAQTDLVMLGKESKFFTLVGNNIILQDAKYNVQTAEVLQTKYAYNNMWKDTSTGNIILASAQSGGSCIHILHLDNPSWKKAYKNLEPKGKLSKLLKNTADFRSTIQSFKKPKWERQGQEVFFMTEKINEGNEEIIAKLKKQNKSPYFLKSQHMPKVENWDRTDFGNKVYTEKRDRRKKYALTQQDVLDILVPNYKNEYGISYWGGHGNDPMMISLETEKKILDAGGDKKTVMIFPELEHYDQNFAYVMDNFLYPLADYAKGKNANIYVRTKHAFWHSIIYLPMWNGLVSGEYSSIFVPSMEETTDKSMDLSYSGKMGIWASGATDSWGARAARDNTSYYRQRQFSSQTIPNHMLRMMVYNIASGAQYLNNFHVDQKYFSVLYEMVDKGVIYVPKKSEIVSFNPVHLSMTTPDKDFLDEGNNVKWTTFYDKEKEDNRKMVFSRLNGSWPAAPVTAYDFSAYASGSKERRLDFLPKFENGMVLITPPQNGVFADKDAPRGKLEDHLHPLYKNITKEFITNGKDYLSADGKQTFAADTYYKNVEKAIQEGSKQIPVNVSGDVAWVAVQTAPNHIRLTLVDNGYINPDDRTAKITFNSIEVKGVKDVVSKEEIDYSDKNMEVEIPCGLFRFLDIELSVPL
- a CDS encoding BNR-4 repeat-containing protein → MKKLSLTLLIFLLSFTAFSQSASYSTSTVSTQCWTTNPVIATATQQNSIAVFENFVYVVFYNSDRYLCISRSDNYGNGGWKTIQLNHRYEKRNGVWDSHNTPNIVISPIDKRIHLSFDMHKRDLRYMLSWANTATISNSEFTASRFSSVRNYLEANKTKITDVTYPRFFVGRNQHLFFMYRKGGSGNGDTYMVKYNNDATWGKPFEIIDGNIGTHNGSGSRCAYFNDVQFHAGKIHLTWVWRETSNADTNHDLMYAYSGNDGVSWKNSNGEYLSMPMNLNSPGLKVATIPTNTGLINHNGCAVDGDGNVHTVLRINGGYHHYYGIKGSDGKFNWSSRTVATFGGDRPKLYCDRSSNTLYLMVRSSTTLRLYATVSNNKNWNQWKEIKSFSDKFSSTTNSIINSSGNKLTTMAVSSDARLQVVHWALSPSSNARTLGVTEESLLEDKKIRIYPNPTSSSFTIDFGQIENAEVLIYNQLGQRVYQDDVSERSLRLSKGNTFSKGIYLINFIDKSTLKVYQEKLVIQ